A single Tenacibaculum sp. Bg11-29 DNA region contains:
- a CDS encoding acyl carrier protein: MSDIASRVKAIIVDKLGVDDNEVTTEASFTNDLGADSLDTVELIMEFEKEFDIQIPDDQAENIGTVGQAVSYIEEAKK; the protein is encoded by the coding sequence ATGTCAGACATAGCATCAAGAGTAAAAGCAATTATCGTAGACAAATTAGGAGTAGACGATAACGAAGTAACAACCGAAGCAAGCTTCACAAATGATTTAGGAGCAGATTCTTTAGATACTGTTGAGTTAATCATGGAATTCGAAAAAGAATTTGATATCCAAATTCCAGACGATCAAGCAGAAAACATTGGAACTGTTGGACAGGCAGTAAGCTATATTGAAGAAGCAAAAAAATAA
- the fabF gene encoding beta-ketoacyl-ACP synthase II: MQLKRVVVTGLGALTPIGNNKDEYWNSLVNGVSGAAPITYFDAAKFKTRFACELKNFNVTDFINRKDARKMDRFTQYAVVASDEAIVDSKLDLDKINKLRVGVIWGAGIGGLETFQNEAINFGAGDGSPRFNPFFIPKMIADIAPGWISIKNGFMGPNYTTVSACASSANAMIDALNYIRLGHCDVIVTGGSEAAVTIAGVGGFNAMHALSTNNENHKSASKPFDSERDGFVLGEGAGALVLEEYEHAKARGAKIYAEVIGGGMSSDAYHMTAPHPEGIGVIAVMKNCLENAGLKPEDVDHINTHGTSTPLGDVAELKAISEVFGDYAKSININSTKSMTGHLLGAAGAVESIASILAMEHSIIPPTINHVNVDENINPELNLTLNKPQKREIKVAMSNTFGFGGHNACVAFRKLD, encoded by the coding sequence ATGCAATTAAAGCGAGTTGTAGTAACTGGACTTGGCGCATTAACGCCAATAGGAAATAATAAAGATGAGTATTGGAATAGCTTAGTTAACGGAGTTAGCGGAGCTGCCCCTATAACGTATTTCGATGCTGCCAAGTTCAAAACTCGTTTTGCATGTGAGTTAAAAAACTTTAACGTAACAGATTTCATTAATAGGAAAGATGCACGTAAAATGGATAGGTTTACGCAATATGCAGTGGTTGCTTCAGATGAAGCTATTGTAGATTCGAAATTAGATCTAGACAAAATAAACAAATTAAGAGTAGGTGTAATTTGGGGAGCAGGTATTGGAGGTTTAGAAACTTTTCAAAACGAAGCTATAAATTTTGGAGCTGGAGACGGTTCGCCAAGATTTAACCCTTTTTTTATACCAAAAATGATTGCTGATATTGCACCAGGTTGGATTTCTATTAAAAATGGATTCATGGGGCCTAACTATACAACAGTATCTGCATGTGCATCATCTGCAAATGCTATGATTGATGCATTAAATTATATTCGATTAGGACACTGTGATGTAATCGTAACAGGTGGTAGTGAAGCTGCAGTTACAATTGCTGGTGTTGGCGGATTTAATGCAATGCATGCACTTTCGACAAACAACGAGAATCATAAATCAGCATCAAAACCTTTTGATAGTGAACGTGATGGATTTGTTTTAGGTGAAGGAGCAGGAGCACTTGTATTAGAAGAATACGAACACGCAAAGGCAAGAGGAGCAAAAATTTATGCAGAAGTTATTGGTGGAGGTATGTCGTCAGACGCTTACCATATGACAGCACCACATCCAGAAGGTATAGGTGTAATTGCTGTAATGAAAAATTGCCTTGAAAATGCAGGTTTAAAACCAGAAGATGTAGATCATATTAATACACATGGTACCTCTACACCATTAGGAGATGTAGCTGAATTAAAAGCAATTTCTGAAGTTTTTGGAGACTATGCTAAGAGTATTAATATTAATTCAACAAAATCTATGACAGGGCACTTACTTGGTGCTGCTGGAGCTGTAGAATCTATAGCATCTATTTTAGCGATGGAGCATAGTATTATTCCACCAACAATTAATCATGTTAATGTTGACGAAAATATTAATCCAGAGTTAAACTTAACGTTAAACAAACCTCAAAAACGAGAGATTAAAGTTGCAATGAGCAATACATTTGGTTTCGGAGGGCATAACGCTTGTGTAGCTTTTAGAAAACTAGATTAA
- the rnc gene encoding ribonuclease III — MNFLRRIVKPQNKEDENFYYELKELLNFKPIKLSHYKKAFTHRSLKLVDKKGNPINYERLEFLGDAILGSVMASYLYKKVPEGDEGYLTQMRSKVVSREHLNALGKDLDLIRFVKSNIAKEHISNNLYGNIFEALIGAIYLDRGYNYCHQFIYEQIVLPYVDIEKLEGKISSYKGYIIEWCQKNKKKYKFESYEDSGNQSKRHFSVRVSIDGNVMGKGRATSKKKAEEIAAKRVYYAMQTQMENP; from the coding sequence ATGAATTTTCTTCGTAGAATAGTTAAACCCCAAAATAAAGAGGACGAGAATTTTTACTACGAATTAAAAGAACTGCTTAATTTTAAACCTATAAAGCTTTCGCATTACAAGAAAGCTTTTACACATAGGTCTTTGAAATTAGTAGATAAAAAGGGAAATCCTATTAACTATGAACGTCTAGAGTTCTTAGGAGATGCAATTTTAGGGTCAGTAATGGCTTCATACTTGTATAAGAAAGTTCCAGAAGGTGACGAAGGGTACTTAACTCAAATGCGATCTAAAGTTGTTAGCAGGGAGCATTTAAATGCTTTAGGTAAGGATTTAGACTTAATTAGATTTGTAAAAAGTAATATAGCTAAAGAGCATATTAGTAATAATCTTTACGGAAATATTTTTGAAGCTTTAATTGGAGCCATTTATTTAGATAGGGGGTACAATTATTGTCATCAATTTATTTACGAACAAATTGTATTACCTTATGTTGATATTGAGAAGCTAGAAGGTAAAATTTCGAGTTATAAAGGATATATTATAGAATGGTGCCAAAAGAATAAGAAGAAGTATAAGTTCGAATCATATGAAGATTCTGGTAACCAAAGTAAACGACACTTTAGCGTAAGGGTTAGCATTGATGGTAACGTTATGGGTAAAGGAAGAGCCACTTCAAAGAAAAAAGCAGAGGAAATTGCAGCGAAAAGAGTATATTATGCTATGCAAACTCAAATGGAAAACCCTTAA
- a CDS encoding IPExxxVDY family protein: MVTYALNINEFSTNDFALIAIHTVLSEYQLAYLLNKHLQIKFSKASYNLDFTEKKNQASYTVYEYTNTELDYDWFLIANVCKSTLKTASTNLFIESDSISRLIPEKKKVDFFLKIEGGFDFDYIVKTIEIINRVPQIITSYEVEVESLKSKDFLIF; encoded by the coding sequence ATGGTTACTTATGCATTAAATATTAATGAATTTTCTACTAATGATTTTGCGTTAATAGCTATTCATACAGTACTTAGTGAATATCAATTAGCGTATTTGCTAAATAAGCATTTACAGATAAAATTTAGCAAAGCGAGTTATAATTTAGATTTTACTGAAAAAAAAAATCAAGCTTCTTATACCGTATATGAATATACAAATACAGAATTAGATTATGATTGGTTTTTAATAGCTAATGTGTGTAAATCAACCCTTAAAACAGCTTCAACAAACCTTTTTATTGAAAGCGATTCAATAAGTCGTCTTATTCCTGAGAAGAAGAAAGTTGATTTTTTTTTAAAAATAGAAGGAGGTTTCGATTTTGATTATATCGTAAAGACAATTGAAATTATAAATCGAGTTCCACAAATTATAACCTCATACGAAGTAGAGGTAGAATCTTTAAAGTCGAAAGACTTTTTAATATTTTAA
- the pyk gene encoding pyruvate kinase gives MPHNKKTKIVATLGPATNTKEILADMAAAGVNVFRVNFSHADYDDVKERIRQIREINEEKGYNVAILADLQGPKLRVGVMKEGVEVKAGDAFVFTTEECEGTKEKAFMTYQRFPKDVKVGEQILVDDGKLLFEVVSTDKNKEVVTKVIIGGALKSKKGVNLPNTNISLPALTDKDKKDAAFALEQEVDWIALSFVRTPEDLRILRDLIKQKSRYRVPVIAKIEKPEAVENIDALIPYCDGLMVARGDLGVEVPMQDVPLIQKMLVRRAKEARIPVIIATQMMETMIENAVPTRAEVNDVANSIMDGADAVMLSGETSVGKHPLRVIKKMTEIIGSVEFSDLIKVPQAPPHIRTNRFVTKSICHHAALMADDMNATAITTLTNSGYTAFQVSAWRPKSHVLAFSSEKRILGKLNLLWGVRAYYYDRDLSTDDTLEDINEIAKEKGFVKAGNFMINLSSMPVKAKGMVNTLRVSHIE, from the coding sequence ATGCCACACAACAAAAAAACAAAAATTGTAGCAACGTTAGGACCCGCAACAAACACAAAAGAGATTTTAGCTGATATGGCTGCTGCTGGAGTAAATGTTTTTAGAGTTAATTTTTCTCATGCCGATTATGATGATGTAAAAGAACGCATTCGACAAATAAGAGAAATTAATGAAGAGAAAGGTTACAACGTGGCAATTTTAGCTGATCTACAAGGACCAAAATTAAGAGTAGGAGTAATGAAAGAAGGGGTAGAAGTAAAAGCAGGTGATGCTTTTGTTTTTACAACAGAGGAATGTGAAGGAACTAAAGAAAAAGCGTTTATGACCTATCAGCGTTTTCCAAAAGATGTTAAAGTAGGAGAACAGATTTTAGTAGATGATGGTAAATTATTATTTGAAGTAGTTTCTACAGATAAGAATAAAGAAGTAGTAACAAAGGTAATTATTGGTGGAGCTTTAAAATCTAAGAAAGGTGTTAATCTACCAAACACAAATATATCGTTACCTGCTTTAACTGATAAAGATAAAAAAGATGCCGCTTTTGCTTTAGAGCAAGAAGTTGATTGGATTGCATTATCGTTTGTAAGAACACCTGAAGATTTACGTATTTTACGTGATTTAATTAAGCAGAAATCAAGATATAGAGTTCCTGTAATTGCTAAAATTGAAAAACCAGAAGCAGTAGAAAATATAGATGCACTGATTCCATATTGTGATGGATTAATGGTAGCTCGTGGCGATTTAGGGGTAGAAGTACCAATGCAAGACGTACCGCTAATTCAAAAGATGTTGGTTAGAAGAGCGAAAGAAGCAAGAATACCTGTTATTATTGCTACTCAAATGATGGAAACGATGATTGAAAACGCTGTTCCAACAAGAGCAGAAGTAAATGATGTTGCAAATTCAATTATGGATGGTGCGGATGCTGTAATGCTTTCAGGAGAAACATCAGTAGGGAAGCATCCTTTAAGAGTTATTAAAAAGATGACTGAAATTATTGGTAGCGTTGAGTTTTCTGATTTAATAAAAGTACCACAAGCACCACCACATATTCGTACGAATAGATTTGTTACAAAATCAATCTGTCATCATGCAGCTTTAATGGCAGATGATATGAATGCTACAGCTATTACAACATTAACAAATAGTGGATATACTGCATTCCAAGTTTCAGCATGGAGGCCAAAATCACACGTATTAGCCTTTTCATCTGAAAAAAGGATACTTGGTAAGTTAAATCTTTTATGGGGTGTTAGAGCTTATTATTACGATAGAGACTTAAGTACTGATGATACGCTTGAAGATATAAATGAAATAGCAAAAGAAAAAGGTTTTGTTAAGGCAGGGAATTTTATGATTAATTTATCATCTATGCCTGTAAAAGCAAAAGGAATGGTAAATACTTTACGTGTTTCACATATAGAATAA
- a CDS encoding M20/M25/M40 family metallo-hydrolase, with product MKSSNNFIAVIIILFTVYWSFSDITPTLIPDEKELKATDFSINNALYHLKKISKKPHHTGSPEHKLVQYYIINELKKLGLTAEIQQKTAINKKWRASTTTENIVAKIKGTEKGKSLLLLTHYDSNPHSSLGASDAGSGVVTILEGLRAFLAKKNQPKNDIIILFSDAEELGLLGAQAFVENHPFAKNIGLVLNFEARGSGGASYMLMETNGKNKKILTEFLNSNPNYPAANSLMYSIYKKLPNDTDLTIFRENGNINGFNFAFIDDHFDYHTVQDSYERLNRETLQHQAEYFTTSLNYFSNSNLNDTNSNEDYIYVNFPFTKLLIYPFSWVLPMFILALVIFLALLYLGIKNEKLTINGLLKGFIPYFICIILCVGISYGLWKLILLIHPEYTDILHGFTYNGYQYIIAFISLNSWILFKIYNKFNTKKTADLYIAPIFTGLILNYFIMQYMPGAGFFIIPIYACLIILAILIYMDIRDRSRATLFAIISIPTIYMIAPMLQLFPVALGLKTLFISAFLLTLIFSFTLPVFHQYKKKNSWQVVAGFISILFFGLATFNSGYSIDKRKPNSIVFIQNSDTNTSYWATYNKKLDGFTKQVFKNDYLEGTIPFIEGKSKYNTGFSYHKKAENKNFPISNITINKDTIINNERELNFTITPTRKINRYEFNNNSILKLKNLTINGVFYDDGKEFTANKGTLLIYQMANSDKNVTISFTIDKNIKPDITLNEISYDLLSNNKFNLKPRSEIMMPMPFVVNDAIICSRKIKL from the coding sequence ATGAAATCATCTAATAATTTTATTGCTGTTATAATTATTTTATTTACTGTTTATTGGAGTTTTAGTGATATAACACCAACACTTATACCCGATGAGAAAGAATTAAAAGCTACTGATTTCTCTATAAATAATGCACTCTATCATTTAAAAAAAATATCAAAAAAGCCACATCATACAGGTTCTCCAGAGCACAAACTAGTTCAATACTATATTATTAATGAATTAAAAAAATTAGGATTAACTGCTGAAATTCAACAAAAAACAGCAATAAATAAAAAGTGGAGAGCAAGTACAACAACCGAAAATATTGTTGCAAAAATTAAAGGGACAGAAAAAGGAAAATCGCTGTTACTTTTAACACATTACGATTCAAACCCACATTCATCACTAGGAGCAAGTGATGCTGGCTCAGGCGTTGTAACAATTCTTGAAGGGCTTCGCGCTTTTTTAGCAAAAAAGAACCAACCAAAAAACGATATTATTATTCTTTTTTCTGACGCAGAAGAATTAGGATTGTTGGGCGCTCAGGCTTTTGTTGAAAATCACCCTTTTGCAAAAAACATTGGATTGGTATTAAATTTTGAAGCTAGAGGAAGTGGTGGTGCTAGTTATATGTTGATGGAAACAAATGGAAAGAACAAAAAAATACTAACAGAATTTTTAAATTCAAATCCAAATTACCCTGCTGCCAACTCTCTAATGTATAGTATCTACAAAAAACTACCTAATGATACTGATTTAACAATCTTTAGAGAAAATGGAAATATAAATGGCTTTAATTTCGCTTTTATTGATGATCATTTCGATTACCATACCGTTCAAGATTCTTACGAGAGACTAAATAGAGAAACATTACAACATCAAGCTGAATACTTTACTACTTCGCTTAACTATTTTTCGAATTCAAATTTAAACGATACCAATAGTAATGAAGATTATATCTACGTTAATTTTCCCTTTACTAAACTTTTAATTTATCCATTTTCATGGGTTTTACCTATGTTTATTCTAGCATTAGTAATTTTCTTAGCATTACTATATCTAGGTATTAAAAACGAAAAATTAACAATCAATGGATTACTAAAGGGGTTTATTCCTTACTTTATATGTATTATTCTTTGTGTAGGTATTTCATACGGATTATGGAAATTAATTTTATTAATTCATCCTGAATATACCGACATTCTACATGGCTTTACTTACAATGGATATCAATACATCATTGCATTTATATCCTTAAATAGTTGGATTTTATTTAAAATTTATAATAAATTTAATACTAAAAAAACTGCTGATCTTTATATCGCACCAATTTTTACAGGACTTATTTTAAACTATTTTATTATGCAGTATATGCCTGGTGCAGGATTCTTTATAATTCCTATCTACGCTTGCTTAATAATTTTAGCAATTTTAATTTATATGGACATTAGAGATCGGTCTAGAGCTACATTATTTGCCATAATTTCTATACCAACTATATATATGATTGCGCCTATGTTACAATTATTCCCAGTAGCTTTAGGTTTAAAAACATTATTCATTTCAGCTTTTTTACTAACACTAATATTTAGCTTTACCTTACCTGTTTTTCATCAGTACAAAAAGAAAAATAGTTGGCAAGTAGTTGCTGGGTTCATTTCAATTCTATTTTTCGGACTTGCAACTTTTAATAGTGGGTATTCTATTGACAAAAGAAAACCTAACAGTATTGTTTTTATACAAAACTCAGATACTAATACTTCTTATTGGGCAACTTATAACAAAAAGCTAGATGGTTTTACTAAACAAGTTTTTAAGAATGATTATTTAGAAGGAACCATCCCTTTTATTGAAGGAAAAAGTAAATACAATACTGGCTTTAGTTATCATAAAAAAGCAGAAAATAAAAACTTCCCTATTTCTAACATAACTATTAATAAGGATACTATTATTAATAATGAAAGAGAATTAAATTTCACAATAACTCCTACTCGCAAAATAAATAGATATGAATTTAATAACAATTCAATTCTTAAATTAAAAAATTTAACAATAAATGGTGTTTTTTATGATGATGGTAAAGAATTTACAGCCAATAAAGGAACTCTTCTAATTTATCAAATGGCTAATTCGGATAAAAACGTAACTATCTCTTTTACAATTGATAAAAACATAAAACCAGATATTACATTAAATGAAATATCATACGACCTGTTATCTAATAATAAATTTAATTTAAAACCGCGAAGTGAAATTATGATGCCAATGCCTTTTGTTGTAAACGACGCAATTATTTGCTCTAGAAAGATTAAATTATAG
- a CDS encoding single-stranded DNA-binding protein: MSTLRNKVQLIGNLGNNPEIITLDSGKKLAKFSIATNESYKNSEGEKITDTQWHNVVAWNKTAEIIEKYLQKGNEVAIEGKLTSRSYETSEGEKRYVTEVVCNELLMLGNK; encoded by the coding sequence ATGAGTACGTTAAGAAACAAAGTACAGTTAATTGGAAATTTAGGAAATAACCCAGAAATTATTACTTTAGATAGTGGTAAAAAACTAGCAAAATTTTCTATAGCAACGAATGAAAGTTATAAAAATTCAGAAGGAGAGAAGATAACGGATACACAATGGCACAATGTTGTTGCGTGGAATAAAACTGCTGAGATCATAGAAAAATACCTTCAAAAAGGAAACGAAGTTGCTATTGAGGGTAAATTAACTTCTCGTTCATATGAAACTTCAGAGGGAGAAAAGAGATATGTAACTGAGGTCGTTTGTAATGAGTTGTTAATGTTAGGTAACAAGTAG
- a CDS encoding YitT family protein — MIKEKLKRELKNYLFILSGSLILAIGVVGFLAPNKIATGGTAGLSIVLNYVSNIPIGLLLLFLNAPLLLISVKYIGKRFAFRTMISIISLAFFIDFFREIIHFPTLSTNTLLSTIYGGLCVGVGIGIIFKGDASAGGGAIIARILKDKYDIKPGTVILTLDILIVLLSAIVFKNLELALWAMLSIFVASKFIDLVLTGRKQNKIVHIASEDLNALKSIIASKMGISGTLIQGNDLSQTNQRNIIFLSINKNRIMTLKNLVERHDPKAYMIVLEATELLGSSREIK; from the coding sequence ATGATTAAGGAGAAACTAAAGAGAGAATTAAAAAATTATTTATTTATACTTAGTGGTAGTTTAATTTTAGCTATTGGTGTTGTTGGTTTTTTAGCACCAAATAAAATAGCGACAGGAGGTACTGCTGGTTTATCAATTGTATTAAACTATGTGTCTAATATTCCTATAGGATTGTTACTGCTGTTTTTAAATGCTCCATTACTTTTAATAAGTGTAAAATATATTGGGAAACGATTTGCGTTTAGAACAATGATTTCTATTATTTCTTTGGCTTTTTTTATAGATTTTTTTAGGGAAATTATACATTTTCCAACATTAAGTACTAATACACTACTTTCTACTATTTATGGAGGATTATGTGTAGGAGTAGGTATTGGAATTATATTTAAAGGAGATGCTTCTGCAGGAGGAGGAGCAATTATAGCACGTATCTTAAAAGATAAATACGATATTAAACCAGGTACAGTAATTTTAACATTAGATATATTAATAGTCCTTTTATCTGCAATTGTTTTTAAAAATTTAGAACTTGCGTTATGGGCTATGCTTAGTATTTTTGTAGCAAGTAAATTTATAGATTTAGTGCTTACAGGGCGTAAACAAAATAAAATTGTACATATAGCTTCAGAAGATTTAAATGCACTTAAAAGCATAATAGCATCTAAAATGGGTATTTCAGGTACTTTAATACAAGGAAATGATTTGTCTCAAACCAATCAAAGAAACATCATATTCTTGTCTATAAATAAAAATAGGATTATGACACTTAAAAATCTTGTTGAAAGACATGACCCGAAAGCATATATGATTGTTTTAGAAGCAACAGAGTTATTAGGTTCTTCTAGAGAAATTAAATAG
- a CDS encoding Tex family protein, with amino-acid sequence MPLINYISSRTDISLKSIQNTVELLNEDCTIPFISRYRKEKTGNLDEVEVGKIVQLKEQFEIIEKRKTTILKALEEQACLTSELKNKINKTYDLTVLEDIYLPYKKKRKTKAETARKNGLEPLAKMIMGQRVNDLEFTASKYINDSVDTDEKVLEGARHIIAEWVNERTDVRNNIRHQLERYAAILTKVVKTKKDDEAAQKFKDYFDWEENLNRIPSHRLLAILRAEKEGFIRVKIEIDDERTLQKIETRIISSQNECAYQIELAIADSYKRLLLPSLTNEAVSIAKDKADESAITVFAKNLQQLLLGAPLGEKRILAIDPGFRSGCKVVCLNEQGDLLHNENIYPHAPQHQSTKAIEKISSLVELHKIEAIAIGNGTASRETEQLIKRIPFKNNVEIFVISEAGASIYSASKIARDEFPTYDVTVRGAISIGRRLADPLAELVKIDAKSIGVGQYQHDVEQSKLNKSLDTVVEHCVNKVGVNINTASTSLLSYVSGIGPKLAEKIVNYRNENGAFINRTAIKKVPRLGGKAFEQSAGFLRIKNGDNPLDDSAVHPERYALIKQMAKDSGSKIIDLIGNTAALKQLKLQQYVTDSFGLPTLQDIVKELEKPGLDPREKAKSFSFNEHIKTIEDIRTGMILPGIINNITNFGCFVDIGVKESGLVHVSNLSNTFVKDVNEHVSLNQHVQVKVLEVDVKRKRIQLSMNYNNS; translated from the coding sequence ATTCCTTTGATAAACTACATTTCATCTCGCACAGATATTTCTCTAAAATCAATTCAAAACACTGTTGAATTATTAAATGAAGATTGTACCATTCCTTTTATTTCTCGTTACCGAAAAGAAAAAACAGGGAACTTAGATGAAGTCGAAGTCGGTAAAATAGTGCAGTTAAAAGAACAGTTTGAGATTATTGAAAAGAGAAAAACAACCATTCTTAAAGCATTAGAAGAACAAGCTTGTTTAACAAGTGAATTAAAGAATAAAATTAACAAAACCTACGACCTTACCGTTCTAGAAGATATTTATCTTCCATATAAGAAGAAGCGAAAAACAAAAGCTGAAACTGCTCGTAAAAACGGACTGGAGCCCTTAGCTAAAATGATTATGGGTCAGCGAGTAAATGATTTAGAGTTTACAGCCTCTAAATACATAAATGATTCCGTTGATACTGATGAGAAAGTTTTAGAAGGTGCACGACATATTATTGCTGAATGGGTAAATGAACGTACTGATGTTCGTAATAACATTCGTCATCAACTAGAACGATATGCTGCAATTTTAACCAAAGTTGTCAAAACTAAAAAAGACGATGAAGCCGCTCAGAAATTTAAAGATTATTTTGATTGGGAGGAAAATTTAAATCGTATTCCTTCACATAGGTTACTAGCTATTTTACGTGCCGAAAAAGAAGGTTTTATTCGTGTAAAAATTGAGATAGATGATGAACGTACGCTTCAAAAAATAGAAACCAGAATTATTAGTTCTCAAAATGAGTGTGCTTATCAAATTGAACTAGCAATTGCTGATTCTTATAAACGATTATTGCTTCCTTCATTAACAAACGAAGCTGTATCAATTGCTAAAGACAAAGCTGATGAAAGTGCCATAACTGTATTTGCTAAAAATTTACAACAGCTTTTATTAGGAGCGCCATTAGGAGAAAAACGAATTTTAGCTATTGACCCTGGTTTTAGATCAGGTTGTAAAGTCGTTTGTTTAAATGAACAAGGTGATTTATTGCATAACGAAAACATATATCCGCATGCACCTCAACATCAATCTACCAAAGCTATAGAAAAAATTAGTTCGTTAGTTGAACTACATAAAATTGAAGCCATTGCTATTGGTAACGGAACAGCTTCTAGAGAAACTGAACAATTAATAAAACGTATTCCGTTTAAAAACAATGTTGAAATATTTGTAATAAGTGAGGCTGGCGCTTCTATTTATTCAGCTTCAAAAATTGCACGTGATGAGTTTCCTACATACGATGTTACCGTACGTGGTGCCATCTCTATTGGACGTAGATTGGCTGATCCACTAGCCGAATTGGTTAAAATTGATGCTAAATCAATTGGTGTAGGACAATATCAACATGATGTAGAACAATCTAAATTAAATAAATCATTAGATACCGTCGTTGAACATTGTGTTAATAAGGTAGGTGTTAATATTAATACGGCAAGTACTTCTTTACTAAGTTATGTTTCTGGTATTGGACCAAAATTAGCTGAAAAAATTGTGAATTACCGAAATGAAAACGGTGCATTTATTAATAGAACTGCTATAAAAAAAGTACCTCGATTAGGCGGAAAAGCTTTTGAACAGTCTGCTGGTTTTTTACGCATTAAAAATGGTGATAATCCACTTGATGATTCTGCCGTTCACCCAGAACGTTACGCTTTAATTAAGCAAATGGCTAAAGATTCAGGTAGTAAAATAATTGATTTAATAGGAAACACTGCTGCTTTAAAACAATTGAAATTACAACAGTATGTTACTGATTCTTTCGGGTTACCTACGTTACAAGATATTGTAAAGGAACTAGAAAAACCTGGACTAGACCCTCGTGAAAAAGCAAAATCTTTTAGTTTTAACGAACATATTAAAACAATTGAAGATATAAGAACTGGTATGATACTCCCTGGAATTATAAATAACATTACCAATTTTGGTTGTTTTGTCGATATTGGTGTTAAAGAAAGTGGTTTAGTACATGTTTCTAATCTATCAAATACGTTTGTTAAAGATGTAAATGAACATGTAAGTTTAAATCAACACGTACAGGTAAAGGTATTAGAGGTAGATGTTAAAAGAAAACGCATTCAACTTTCTATGAATTATAATAATTCGTAG
- a CDS encoding LytTR family DNA-binding domain-containing protein, producing MNKEYPLNKNIKNHLWISLALGIWVFMFLYFAEPFDINRFTKIEKITLLPIYGIIQSICYCIPLWYQHKFNQNKWSFKKEFIFIGLMIFIGFCINFLFYKNFVAYNEAETYNYYHYFKWIYLPALAIILPFILIGRYITGKFSQNNIVEDKMVIKGKGKLDFIALKPNELVFVQASDNYIEVNLIEKNTIKKIIIRETISEIERSFPFLLKTHRSFLINPSHFKQFKTENKKLLIDVGFGNHIPVSRNLQTQVKKQLLVTTNK from the coding sequence GTGAATAAAGAATATCCTTTAAATAAAAATATAAAAAATCACTTATGGATTTCTTTGGCATTAGGTATTTGGGTTTTTATGTTTTTATATTTTGCAGAACCCTTTGATATTAATCGATTTACCAAAATTGAGAAAATTACACTATTACCTATCTATGGCATTATTCAAAGTATTTGTTATTGTATTCCTTTATGGTATCAACATAAATTCAACCAGAATAAATGGTCGTTTAAAAAAGAATTTATTTTTATTGGATTAATGATTTTTATTGGTTTTTGTATTAATTTTTTGTTTTACAAAAATTTTGTTGCTTACAATGAGGCAGAAACCTATAATTATTATCATTATTTTAAATGGATTTATTTACCTGCATTGGCTATCATACTTCCATTCATTTTAATAGGAAGATATATCACAGGAAAATTCTCTCAGAATAATATTGTTGAAGATAAGATGGTAATAAAAGGAAAAGGTAAACTTGATTTTATTGCATTAAAACCAAATGAATTAGTTTTTGTTCAAGCTTCAGATAATTATATAGAGGTTAATCTTATTGAAAAAAATACTATTAAAAAAATAATAATAAGAGAAACCATTTCAGAAATAGAAAGATCATTTCCTTTTTTATTAAAAACCCATCGCTCTTTTTTAATAAATCCATCACACTTTAAACAGTTTAAAACTGAAAACAAAAAGCTTTTGATAGATGTAGGATTTGGTAATCACATACCTGTTTCTAGAAATTTACAAACGCAAGTAAAAAAGCAATTACTAGTTACCACAAATAAGTAG